Proteins encoded together in one Miscanthus floridulus cultivar M001 chromosome 16, ASM1932011v1, whole genome shotgun sequence window:
- the LOC136511090 gene encoding uncharacterized protein: MRALAPADISDDTLDPDITRSLIDMLDQHNPFAKKFRMARDRLQDGQPEDFIVRIIGAKEGDPVQYSLPTTDQLAMLVVGDFSLDTFQRDIVIQTHSGELQQISSLHPAYMALQYPLLFPRNQPNPYLCYGLLSSQAKVDARAAIDESRLWYILDNQSDIRVENIQGISDAVDRGCVDGTQMGKMTVLPSSFTGGRRVHGPPDFFVTFTCNAKWPEIAEGIIEPGQKPSDRADIIVRVFNMKLEDLLHDIKSGKAFGPCSAVLHIVEFQKHGLPHAHIILWVSADTSQPTSAYVDSFVSTEIPDPKEDPLDMLLWQNKWYTVLVEVYRRRANSLFVNKGRKRLDNSWVVPYNLSLLKRSACRARGLLGDDQEWYSAFDEAAAWATSRQLRKLFVTMLLFCEVGDECAFFEKVWRLLADDIQYQFRDMIGNQNYQMPDSDIRNRLLDDLTALFAKSGSSIHNFNLPHRTSASGSSSTNRLVEEELAYDVLCSSYQSNLLSSLNDEQTAAFNSIVHMVTNEEPGFFFVSGYGGVAALLLPGGRTAHSRFKIPCDLDETSVCDIKRGTMLAELIQITSLVIWDEALMTHRAAFEALDRTFWDIQSQNCSEAAHLPFGGKVVVLGGDLRQILPVIEGGTPAQVINAAIVNSPLWSSVTVLTLTKNMRLSSLGLDSQARQELSDFSRWILDVGDGRVNSFAKEGETEPAWIKIPHDLLLMPKEDNISCIVHAIYPDLQNKLL; the protein is encoded by the exons ATGCGGGCTTTAGCACCTGCTGATATATCTGATGACACTTTGGATCCTGACATTACTCGGAGCCTCATAGATATGCTTGACCAGCATAATCCTTTTGCTAAGAAATTTAGGATGGCACGGGATAGACTTCAGGATGGACAGCCCGAAGATTTCATTGTGAGGATTATAGGAGCTAAGGAAGGAGATCCCGTTCAGTACAGTCTTCCAACTACTGATCAGCTTGCTATGCTTGTTGTCGGGGACTTTTCTCTTGACACTTTCCAGCGTGATATAGTCATTCAAACACACTCTGGAGAACTGCAGCAGATATCTTCTTTGCATCCTGCCTATATGGCGTTACAATATCCTTTGTTATTCCC ACGGAATCAGCCAAATCCATATCTTTGTTACGGTCTTCTATCTAGTCAGGCCAAGGTTGATGCTAGAGCAGCTATAGATGAAAGCAGATTATGGTACATTCTGGATAATCAGAGTGATATTAGAGTTGAGAACATTCAGGGTATATCCGATGCTGTAGACCGTGGCTGTGTGGACGGTACCCAGATGGGGAAAATGACTGTTTTGCCATCCTCATTCACGGGAGGCCGGAG GGTTCATGGTCCGCCTGACTTCTTTGTGACATTCACATGCAACGCCAAGTGGCCTGAAATAGCTGAGGGTATCATTGAACCAGGACAGAAGCCTAGTGATAGAGCCGACATCATTGTTAGAGTTTTTAATATGAAGCTTGAAGACCTATTGCATGATATTAAGAGTGGAAAAGCCTTTGGTCCATGTAGTGCAG TTCTCCATATAGTTGAGTTCCAAAAACATGGTCTGCCACATGCCCACATCATTCTTTGGGTGTCTGCCGACACTTCACAGCCAACTTCAGCGTATGTAGATTCTTTTGTTAGCACTGAGATACCCGATCCAAAGGAAGATCCACTGGATATGCTCTTGTGGCAGAACAAATGGTACACGGTCCTTGTGGAAG TGTACAGAAGACGCGCGAATAGTCTGTTTGTTAACAAAGGACGCAAGAGACTGGATAATTCATGGGTTGTGCCATATAATTTGTCCTTGCTCAAGAG GAGTGCATGCAGGGCCCGTGGTCTTCTTGGTGATGACCAGGAGTGGTACAGTGCCTTTGATGAAGCTGCTGCTTGGGCAACCTCTAGACAGTTAAGAAAACTTTTTGTTACCATGCTCCTCTTTTGTGAGGTTGGAGATGAGTGTGCCTTTTTTGAGAAGGTTTGGAGGCTCCTAGCTGATGACATTCAATACCAGTTCAGAGACATGATTGGTAACCAAAACTACCAAATGCCAGACAGTGACATTAGGAATCGCTTGCTTGATGATCTAACTGCTTTATTTGCTAAAAGTGGTAGCAGTATACACAATTTCAATCTTCCACATAGAACAAGTGCTTCTGGCTCTTCTTCCACAAACCGTTTGGTTGAAGAAGAATTAGCATATGACGTTCTTTGTTCATCTTATCAGTCAAACTTACTATCATCACTCAATGATGAGCAAACTGCTGCCTTCAATTCTATAGTCCATATGGTTACAAATGAAGAACCTGGATTCTTCTTCGTCTCTGGCTACGGTG GGGTCGCAGCACTGTTACTGCCTGGTGGTCGCACAGCCCACTCCCGGTTCAAGATACCTTGTGATCTAGATGAAACCTCTGTCTGTGACATAAAGAGAGGTACTATGTTAGCTGAGTTGATTCAGATAACATCATTAGTAATTTGGGATGAGGCCCTTATGACTCATAGAGCAGCTTTTGAGGCTCTCGACAGAACATTTTGGGATATCCAGTCTCAAAACTGTTCTGAAGCAGCCCACCTACCATTTGGAGGCAAGGTTGTTGTTCTTGGTGGTGATTTAAGGCAGATACTGCCTGTCATTGAGGGTGGGACTCCAGCACAGGTTATCAACGCCGCTATTGTCAATTCTCCATTGTGGTCGTCCGTTACTGTCCTTACCCTTACTAAGAATATGAGGTTGTCTTCTTTGGGCTTGGATTCACAGGCTCGTCAAGAGTTGTCTGATTTTAGCCGTTGGATTTTAGATGTTGGAGATGGTAGAGTAAATTCTTTTGCAAAAGAAGGGGAGACTGAACCTgcatggatcaaaatacctcatGATTTGCTTCTGATGCCTAAAGAGGATAACATCAGCTGCATAGTTCATGCAATCTATCCAGATTTGCAGAACAAGCTACTCTGA